DNA from Bradyrhizobium japonicum USDA 6:
CGGCGGCACCGCTGCTGGAAGCGCTCAGCGCCGGCGCGATCGAGACCGGGCTCGTGGGCGATGCACCCTTCACCTTCGCCGCCGCTTCCGGCGCGCCGGTGAAGGCGATCGCCGCGATCCGGCAGACCCGTGAGGGACTCGCGATCCTCGTGCCCGAGAATTCGCCGATCAGGAGCTTCGCCGATCTGCGCGGCAAGAAGATCGCGACCGGTCGCGGCTCGATCGGTCATCAATTGATCCTCGCTGCGCTCGAGAAGAACGGCTGGAGCGCAAGTGATGTACAGATCGCGTTCCTGGCGCCGTCGGATGCCAAGATCGCCTACACGCAAGGCTCGGTCGATGCCTGGTCGACGTGGGAGCCCTATGTCAGCCAGGAAGAGGTGCTGTTCAAATCGCGCCGCGTCATCACCTCGGAGGGCCTGACGCCCGGGCTGAGCTTCCAGGTCGCGCGGCCCGACGCGATCCGCGACAAGCGCGCGGAGCTGACGGACTTCATCCGCCGCCTTACGGCGGCGCGGGCCTGGTCGCTGAGCAACGTCGACAGCTATGCCGCGACCTGGGGCAAGCTGATGAACATCCCGACCGCCGTGCCGCAAAACTGGCTGTCGCGCGCAAAGATCCGCATTGCGCCCATCGACGACGGCGTGGTCGCGGACGAGCAGGGCACGATCGACCTCTATTTCCGCTGGGGCCTGATCAAGCAGAAGCTCGATGCGGCCGAGATCGTGGATCGCTCTTTTGCCGATGCGATCGCGAAGGCGGGGCTGTAGCCACCAGGCACTCGCTCTTGTCCCGGACGCGGCGCAGCGTGCAACGCTGCTCCGCAGAGGCGGGACCCATGCCAGAGAGATTGCTCTCGGAAGATGGGCCCCGGCTCTGCGGCGCGCCACTACGTGATGCGCCGCGTCCGGGGCACGAGATCTCACGTGATCTCAAGCGTCCGTGAGATGAGAAGGACACTTTCCACGCGATGGCTCTTCGCGAAACGTTCTTCTGTATTCTTCGCTCCCGACAACATCCCCATTGCTATTTGCACCGCCTCCCTTGCGGCACGCTGCGCTCCGTCAAAAATCAGACAGACGACCACATCGGGAGACCGGCCATGGGCCTGCAAGAAACAAAAATCGAATCGCTTCCCTTCGTCACTGCTGAACTCAACTACCTCGCGCCGGTTTCCGGCAAGCCGCGCACCTATGCTTTCGATCCGCCGCCGGGCGAGCCCAAGAGCACGTCGTTGCCGGAGCCGCATCAGGTCCCGATCTTCGATGCGCGCCTGATCGCGGACAATTTCTCGCTCGATCGCGAAGGCTTTGCGCTGGTGCGTCACCCGACGCAGGTGAAGGACTTTTACAACGACGAGGAAATCCGCACCGTCTATTATCCCGCCGTCGAGGCGTTCCTGCGCGCGACGCTGAAGGCCGACCGGGTCGTCATCTTCGATCATACCGTGCGCAGGCGTGTCGAGGGGGCCGCGGATATTCGCGACGGTGGCCCGCGTCAGCCCGCGACGCGTGTCCATGTCGACCAGACCGCCGTCTCCGGCGCTAACCGCGTGCGCGAGCATCTGCCCGACGAAGCCGATGCGCTTCTGAAAGGTCGTGTGCAGGTGATCAACCTCTGGCGGCCGATCCGCGGACCCCTGCGCGATTCACCGCTGGCGATGGCCGACGGCACGACCATCGCGCCCGACGATCTCGTCGCCTCCGATCTGATCTATCCCAATCGCCGCGGCGAGACCTATTCGGTGAAATACAATCCGAACCACCGCTGGTTCTATTTTCCGGAGATGACGCCGGACGAGGCGCTGCTGCTCAAATGCTATGATTCCGCAACCGACGGCCGGACGCGGTTCGGGCCGCATACGGCCTTCGTCGATCCGACCACGCCGGCCGATGCGGCGCCGCGCGAAAGCATCGAGGTCCGCACGCTGGTGTTCCATAAACAGTAACAATGTGTGATGGCACTGCCGGGCGCGCCCGGCAGTGTTCCTGGAACTTACCGGAATAAATCGACGTTTGCAGCGCCGGGCAGGCAACCGGGAGCGGTGCCGTGCGAACGCAGACGACGGTATTTTGCTGTCTAGCCACTTTTTCGCTTTTTGCATTTTCTGCCGCGCAAGCCGAAAGCGGGCTTGCCTCATACTATGGCTACGGAAAAGCCGGTAAGGGCGGGGAGCTGACCTGCGCTCACCGCACGCGTCCCTTCGGCACCGTGCTGAGGGTGTCCTACAGCGGCCGGTCGATTCAGTGCCGCGTCAATGACCGCGGCCCCTTCATCCGCGGCCGGATCGTCGATCTCTCGGTGCCGGCGGCCAAAGCGCTCGGCATGATGAGCGCCGGCGTGGTGCGGGTCTCGGTGGAATAGGCCTGCTGGCGCGCTATAGTGCCGCCCAACGCAAGGGTAAGGGGGGCGCTATGGCCAGGATTCGGGTGGGACTTGTCGGCTGCGGCTTCGTGTCGGAGCTGCATATGTATGCGTTCCGCCGCGTCTACGGTGTGGATGTCGAGGTCGCGGCGGTCGCGGCGCGCGGCGATCATGTCGTCGAATTCGCCGGCCGCCACGGGATTCCGCGGGTCTATCGCAGCTTCGCCGAGCTGATCGCGGACCGCGAGCTCGATGTCATCGACATCTGCACCCCGCCCAATCTCCATGCCGACATGATCGTCGCCAGCATGCAGGCCGGCAAGCACGTGATCTGCGAAAAGCCGTTCGCCGGCTATTTCGGCCGTGCAGGCGACGCGCAGCCGATCGGCAAGCATGTGCCGAAGGCGCTGATGTATGAGCGGGTGCTGGAGGAGATGGACGCGACCCGCGCCGCGATCGAGCGCACCGGAAAACTCTTCATGTACGCGGAGGATTGGGTCTACGCGCCCGCGGTGACCAAGACCGCGGAGATCATCAGGGCGACGAAAGACAAGATCCTGTTCATGAAGGGCGAGGAGAGTCATTCCGGCTCGCACGCCGCGCATGCCGCGCAATGGGCGATGACCGGCGGCGGTTCGCTGATCCGCATGGGCTGCCATCCGCTCTCGGCCGTGCTTTATCTCAAGCAGGTGGAGGCCAAGGCGCGCGGCGAAACCATCCGCGTCGCCAGCGTCACAGGCGATGTCGGCAACGTTACGGCCGTCCTGAAGCCCGAGGAGCGCTCCTACATCAAGGCCAATCCGGTCGATGTCGAAGATTGGGGCACGCTGACGGCGACCTTCTCCGACGGCACCAAGGCGACCGTGTTTTCCGGCGACATGATCATGGGCGGCGTGCGCAATCTGATCGAAACCTACACCTCCGGCGGTTCGCTGTTCGCCAACATCACCCCGAACACGCATCTGATGAGCTACCAGACCAGCGAGGAGAAGCTCGCCAGCGTCTACATCACCGAGAAGGTCGACCGCAAAACCGGCTGGCAATATGTCTGCCTCGAGGAGGAGTGGACGCGCGGCTATCTCCAGGAGATCCAGGATTTCATGGAATGCGCCACAAGCGGACGGCAGCCGCTGTCGGACCTGGCGCTGGCGTATGAGACGATCAAGGTGAACTACGCGGGCTACTGGGCCGCGGAGGAGGGACGGCGGGTGGTGTTGTAGGGCCGCTGAAGAGACCGCAGGCGCGCTGCCATCCCTTCTCCCCTTGTGGGCCTGTTGCGTTATCAGCTCTTGAGGCTGAAGACGTCAGGAACGAAGGCCTTGGTCCCGGCAATTGCCTGCCAAGATCTGTAGTTGTCGCCCTCGGAGGGTGGCTCACGCGGCGATTGTGGCCCACCGCCTCATGTTGAAGGCGATCGCGGCGAGCACGACTTGCCCGGTCGCCTTGATCAGACCGACGTAGCGGATGCAGGTCAGCCGCATGCGGCGTTTGAGAGTAGCGAAGGTGGTCTCGACCTGGGCTCGGCGGCGCGCGATGAGGAGGTTGTAGCGTTTGAGCCTGGGCGGCAGTTCCGGATGATGTCTGTTGGGCCGACGAGCGATGCGGGGTTTCTTGCCCTCCGCCTTCAGCCGGGCCCGTCGGGCATGGGTGTCGTAAGCCGCATCGGCCCACACCGCAGCTTCATCGCCCCGGATCAAAGCGTCCGCAGGTGTCGTATCGTTGACGTTAGCGGGTGTGGTCAGCACCGCGCGGATCAAGCCGGATCCTTCGTCCACACCCACATGGGCCTTGTAACCGAAGGTCGAGCCGCTTTTGCCCTGCCGTTTGGCAAACCGGGCATCAGGGTCGTTTGAGGGGCGATCCTCCTTGGGCGGAGCCGAGACTGCCTGGATCAAGGTCGCATCCAGCATCGTGCCGCGCTTGAGGATCACGCCAGCATTCTCAAGCTGACGATCCAATTCGCCAAACAGCTTCTCCAGCAGGCCCTGTTCAACGAGCTGGTTCCGGAAGCGGTTCAGGACCGTGTGGTCGGGCGTCGCATCCTCAAGGCTCAAACCGACGAAGCGCTTGAACGACAACCGGTCGCCCAGCGCTTCCTCGAGTTCGCGCTCCGAAAGACCATACAGCGACTGCAACAGCACAGCACGAAACAGCACCAACACCGGATAGCCTGGTCGACCGGGGCTCCCTTCATCCCGCAAATGGCCGATCAGCTTCTCGAACCGGTACCACTTGACCAGGCCAGCCAGCCGATCCAGCGCCGCATTGGCGCCGGCCCCCTTCGGCATCAGCGCTTCCACAAAGCTCGGCTGTCCCGTCCGCTTGACCGCCATCGCTACCCTCCAAGGCTTTGCCCTAGGGAATCACAATTGACGAATTACGCAACAGCCCCACAAGGGGAGAGGGGAAGAGACCGTCCGCATCACCTCACGCCCCGTAGGTCGAACCCTTTGGCAGCGGAAACACCGGGTCCTGCGTGCGGATGTTCGTCGGCCACACCACCGAGATGTGCTCGCCGGCGTTCTGCATCACCACCGGTGTCGAGCGCTCGTTCTGGCCTGACATCGGCGTGCCCGGCGGGAAGAACTTGACGCCGTAGCCCTGGATGGTGCCGCCGGCGGGAATGTCGACGTCGAGCGCGGCCTTGCGGATGGCCTCGGGATCGAAGCTGCCGTATTTCTCCTTGGCGACCGGCAGCACGTTGTTGAGCAGCAGCCAGGTCTGGTTGAAGCCCATCGAGCAGTGTGGCGGCACTTCGGTCGCGCCGGTCTTGGCCTTGTAGCGCGTGACCATGGCGTTGGTCAGATCGCCGATGCCCGGTGCGAGCTTTGCGGGATCGAGCAATTGCGCCGGCACCGGATCGATGTTGCAGAAATTGTCGATGTCGGCGCCGAAGGTCGCGCGCAGCTTGTCGAGCTGGCTGTAGCCGGCGCCGGCGCCGAACAGCATCTTGAAGCGCAATCCGCTCTCGCGCGCCTGGCGCAGGAACAGGGTGATGTCGGGGTTGTAACCGGCATGCGAGATCACGTCGGCCTTGGCGCGCTTGATTTTCGTGACGAGCACCGAGAGGTCGGGCGCCGAGGCGGAGTAGCCTTCGCGCAGCACCACCTGGATGCCGGCCTGCTTGGCGTAGGCCTCGTCGGCCGCCGCGACGCCGACGCCATATGGGCCGTCCTCGTGGATCAGCGCGACCTTGACGTCCTTCGGATCCATGCCGAGCTTGCCTTGCGCATGCTCGGCGAGGAAGCTCGCGAAGGCCTGGCCATACTGGTCGGAATGGATCTGCGCGCGAAACACGTATTGCAGGTTCTTGTCCTTGAACACGGCGGTCGAGACCGCGGTCGTGATCCAGAGGATCTTCTTCTGCTGCTCGACCTTGGCCGCGAGTGGCACCGCATGCGAGCTCGCATAGACGCCGTTGAGGATGTCGATCTTTTCCTGACTGATCAGGCGTTCGGCCTCGTTGATCGCAACGTCGGGTTTGCTCTGGGAATCCGCGGCGACCGGAACAATCTTGGTCTTGCCGCCGACACCGCCCTTTTCGTTGACGAGATCGATCGCGATCTGCGCGCCGATTGACGAGGCGACCGAGCCGCCGGCGGCGAAGGGGCCGGTGAGGTCGTAGATCAGGCCGATGCGCAAATTCTCGGCCTGCGCCTGGGCCCGGGTCCAATCAAGGCTGAGTGCGGCGGCGGCAGCCGCCGAGCTCTTCAGCAACTGCCTGCGTGAAGTCGGCATCCTTTCCTCCCTCAAAACCCGTCGGTTGATTGGTCTTGTTATTTTTTGCGAAGTATTTGGAGGGTGCGTGTGAAAGTCAACATGCAGCGCACCAGACAATTCGCAGCCGGCCGCGCGGCGAGGATGGCACGAGCCGGCACTGCACCATCGTACGCCTGACGGATCAGAGAAACGGCGATGCCAGGGCCGGAGTTTCGACCAGCGCGTGAGCGGCATACTCGAGCGCAGATCTAATCTGTGCTCGAGTGGAAGGGCCGCAGATGCATACTCTGATGGCCTCGGGGGGCGGATCACTCACGACAAAGGCGTCACTTGCGACCACGCCGATGCCGGTCTGCCGCATATGCTCCACGAAAGCCGAGCGCCTCCAGGGCGTGGGCAGCGCGACCCACAGGTTGAAGCTGAGAGGATCGCCACGGTAGGACCCCTTGGGCAGGATTTCGGCCGCGAGCTTCTGCCGCGCCGAGGTCTCGGCGCGGATGAACCGCAACATCGTGTCCGCGGTGCCGTCTTCGATCCAGCGCGTCGCGATCGCCACGGTGAGGGGGGATGCCATCACCGTCGCCGAGCGGAGCGCCGAGGCAAACGGCCAGGCCGAGCGCGTATCGGGCACGACGACATAGGCCGTGCGCAAGCCTGCTCCGATGCATTTCGCCAGTCCCGCGACGTGCCAGGTCAGATCGGGCGCGATGGCAGCGAAGGGCGCGTGGCCGTGGCCGTGCTCGGGAATGAAGCCATAGGCATCGTCCTCGATGATCGGCAGCTTGAAGCGTCGTGCGATCGCAACGATCTCTCGCCGTCGAGAGTCCGGAATCGTCAGGGTCGTCGGATTCTGCAGCGTCGGATTGAGGTAGATGGCCTTGGGCTTCAGCTTCTTGCAGGAATCGGTCAGCGCCTGCGGCTCAATGCCGTCGTCATCCATCGGCAAGCCGACGAGGGTGATGCCGAGCTGCGCGGCGATGGACCTGATCCCGGGATAGGTGATGGCCTCGCACAGCACCACCTCGCCTGCCTTCGCAAGGATAGAGAGGATGCCGAGCAGCGCCGGATGGGCCCCCGGCGAGACAAAGATGCGGCTTTGTGCCGGCACCAGCGCACGGCGGCCGAGCCAGCTCGACGCAGCATCCTTGTCGGCCTGCGTGCCGCCAAAGCCCTGGTAGCGCAGCAGTGGAACAATGTCGCGCATCACAAGCTCGGCGCCTGCCTGCATGCGCTCGATCAACTCGGGATCATCAGGCTCGGGCGGCAGGTTCATCGACAGGTCGACGGGGCGAGGCGGAAAGATCGCTGCTGAGCGCCGCGGCCGCGGCTTGTCGCGAACGAAGGTTCCCTGTCCGACCTTGGATTCAATCAGGCCGCGCTTCCGGGCTTCGACATAGCCGCGCGCGACGGTGGTGAAATCGACATCGAGCCGCTTGGCCAGCTTCCGCTGTGGCGGCAGGCGGTCGCCGATCACAAGCCGTCCCGCGGCGATATCGTCGGCAATTGCGTCTGCGATGGCGAGATAGCGCGGCTTGTCGCTGTTCGAGAGATCGGGTCGCCAGTCGGCCATAGCTCAGTTCCGGTAAGTTACGTCAGCATAATTGACTGTATATTGTTGCAAACGTCGAAGCAATTGTATCGCGTATTTTTGGCTGCTTGAGGAGGCGGTTCGTCTGAGCGCATTGCACACCGATCGGGCGCGCTGCCCAGCATTTTTCAGGCACTATTTTTCAGGCACAACGCAAGCATATCCAAATCCAGTCAGGTCTCCATTCAACATTGAATGCATAATTGAATGTAAATTGTATGGTTTGATGATTTGTCGTGCAGAAGGCTGCTTGGCACATTGATTGCAAAACCTGATCCCGATCCGGGAGGCCGGACGTGAACAGGAGGTGTCTATGCCAGCAGTGAACATTCCCGCGCGTCAGAAGGGCGACTTTCTTGTCGACTACGAAGAGAAGGTTTTCGAGGACGTCAAAGCAAAGCCGGGTGAGAAGGCGCTGGTCACCTTCCACACCGTCGCGTTCGAGGGCTCCATCGGCCTCGTCAACATTCTCCAGGCGCTGCGCCTGAAGCGTAAGGGCTTTGAGACGTCGGTTCTGCTTTACGGTCCCGGTGTCACGCTCGGCATTCAGCGCGGCTTCCCGAAGATCGGCGACGAAGCCTTCCCCGGCGCGCAGAACTTCAACAACCAGCTCGCAAAATTCATGGATGAGGGCGGCAAGGTCTATGCCTGCCGGTTCGCGCTGCAGGCGCTTTACGGCCATGGCGAGCCTTCGCTCATTCCCGGCATCCGGCCGATCAATCCGCTCGATGTGCTCGACCTCATCCTGCTTCACCGCAGGGACGACGCGTTCATGATCCACACCTGGACCGTCTGACTTCGGTTGTCTCGCGCGACGGACGAGGGAGAATACAGTGACAGCGAAACGCACGATCAGGGCCGGCGCGATTCAGATCGCGCCGGATCTGGATACGCCGACCGGAACGGTCGACCGGATCCTGGCGGCCATCGCAGAGGCGGCGGGCAAGGGAGTTCAGTTCGCCGTTTTTCCAGAGACGTTCGTTCCCTGGTATCCCTATTTCTCCTTTGTCCGTCCGCCGGTCCTCAGCGGCGCTGAACACATCCAGCTCTATGACAACGCCGTCGTCGTGCCTGGTCCCGTCACAGATGCCGTTGCGCAAGCGGCGAAGCGCCACGGCATGGTGGTGGTGCTCGGCGTCAACGAGCGCGATCACGGCTCGCTTTACAACACCCAGCTCGTGTTCGACGCGAACGGCGCGCTCGTCCTGACGCGACGCAAGATCACGCCGACCTTTCACGAGCGAATGATCTGGGGGCAGGGCGATGGCGCCGGCCTGAAGGTGGTCGAGACTGCGGTCGGCCGTGTCGGCGCGCTGGCCTGCTGGGAGCATTACAACCCGCTCGCCCGCTACGCGCTGATGGCCCAGCACGAGGAAATCCATGCGGCCCAGTTTCCGGGTTCGCTGGTCGGACAGGTCTTTGCCGACCAGATCGAGGTGACGATCCGGCATCATGCGCTGGAAAGCGGATGCTTCGTCGTCAATGCCACCGGCTGGCTGACCGAGGAGCAGATTGCGAAAATCTCGCCGGAGGAAGGCCTGCGCAAAGGCCTGCGCGGCGGCTGCATGACGGCGATCGTCTCACCGGAAGGCAATCATCTGGTGCCGCCGCTGACCAGCGGCGAGGGCATCCTTGTCGCCGATCTCGATCTCGCACTGATCACCAAACGCAAGCGGATGATGGATTCTGTCGGCCACTACGCCCGGCCCGAGCTGCTTTCGCTGGTGCTGAACGACCGACCCGCGCGTCCGATGCACGGCTTTCACCCGAACCGCCTCATGCCCATTCCGGGAGACCAATCAGATGAGACCGCAGATGCCGCAACCCAAGGCGATCCCGACCGAGCAGCTGATCAACGAGTTGCAGTCCTTCGGAGTCCGGCTCGCTGATCCCAAGACCGGGGGAACGAGCCGCCGTGGCGGCGCCGGCCCGTCGGATCACACGCCGTTCACGATCGACGGCGCGACCGTGATGATTCCGGTCCACAACGCGCCTGCCTTCGAGAGCCCTTATCTCGTCGAGCGTCCCGACGAGGCCGGGCGAAGCCGCATCTCGCGCGACGGCGTGGTGCTCGCGGACGTCTCGTTTCCGTTACGACCCAAATTCTACGACCGCGCCACCGAGGACGGCATCCCCTATTGGAAGATCGCGACCCTGCATGGGCGCGACGTTCTCGCCACCACCGTACTCCAAACCTGCATTCGCTACCAGAGTCGCACCAAGACCTGCCGGTTCTGCGCCATCGGCCAGTCACTCGCAGCCGGGCGTACGGTCGAGCGCAAGACGCCGGCACAGCTCGCCGAAGTGGCCAAGGCGGCCGTCGAGCTCGACGGCATCAGGCATATGGTGATGACCACGGGCACGCCGCACACGTCCGATCGCGGCGCCGGCATCCTTGCGGAGAGCGCGCAGGCCGTCAAAGCCGCTGTCGACCTGCCGATCCAGGCGCAATGCGAGCCACCGGACGATTTTGCCTGGTTCCAGCGCATGAAGAGTTCAGGGGTCGACGCGCTCGGCATGCATCTGGAGGTCATCGGTCCTGCCGTGCGGCAAAGGATCATGCCAGGCAAGGCGCAGGTCTCGATCGAGCACTACATGGAAGCGTTCGCCGCGGCCGTGCCGGTCTTTGGCCGCGGTCAGGTCTCGACCTATATTTTGGCTGGCCTTGGCGACGAGCCTTCCGAGATTCTCGCGCTGTCGCGTCGGCTCATCGATATCGGCGTCTATCCCTTCGTCGTGCCGTTCGTGCCGATCGCCGGCACGCCGCTGGAGAGCCATCCGACGCCGTCTCCAGGGTTCATGCATCAGATCCTGCGTCCGCTCGCCGAGATGCTGCGCGCCGGCGGCCTGCGCGCCACCGATATCAAGGCAGGCTGCGGCAAATGCGGCGCCTGCTCGGCCCTGTCCACTTACGAACGCGGAGCACGTGCATGATCTTTGAGCCATTCAAGCCGTTCGTCGCGCCGGAATTCCAGGTGAAGTTCGCAACCGAAGCCTGGGAGCGTGCCGCCGCCGCAGCCCTGCGTCGCAAGGTCTTCTGCGAAGAGCAGGGCGTGTTTGCGGGTGATGATCGCGACGCGGTCGACGACGTCGCCATCCCGCTCGTAGCCGTGTCGCTGCTCGGCGTCGCCGAGGATGACGTCGTCGGCACCGTGCGCATTCACGCCGATGACCACGAGGCGGATGTGTGGTGGGGCTCCCGCCTTGCCGTTGAAAAAGGTTATCGCCGGCTCAGCGCGGTTGGCGCCGGCCTGATCCGGCTCGCCGTCTCCTCAGCCCATGCGCGCGGTTGCCGGCGCTTTCTTGCCAATGTGCAAAGTCAGAACGCGCTTCTGTTCCAGCACATGCATTGGCGTTCGCTCGGCGAATTCGAGCTCCATGGCCGGCCGCACCATCGCATGGAGGCCGATCTCGACCACTACCCGCCGTTCCGGACGCCTGAAACCGGCTTCCTGTCACTCGCAAAGCTGGCGGCCTGATCATGCTGACGGACGCCGCTCTCACAAACCTCGCCGAGACGCTCCGCAAAAGCCGCGGCATCGCCGCCAAGGCCGACATTGCGGCTGTCGCGGCCACGCTCGACCTCTCGAGCGGCGATGCCATCGCGGTGGGGGACGATTGCGCGGCGATCCCGGAGGGCGATGGCTATACCCTGTTCGCCATCGAAGGCTTCATGAACGAATTCGTCGCCGCCGACCCCTGGTTTGCAGGCTGGTGCGGCGCCATGGTCAACATCTCGGACGTCGCGGCAATGGGCGGACGGCCGACGGCCATTGTCAATGCGATCTGGTCCAATGGTGCGGATAAGGCCGCGCCCATTCTCGAAGGATTGAAAGCTGCTGCGAAGACTTTCGGTGTGCCCGTCATCGGCGGCCACACCAATGTGCGCAGCAACCAGAGCCAGTTTGCCGTCGCGATCCTGGGTCGTGCGAGGCGGCTTCTCACGAGCTTCGACGCCAGGCCCGGCGACAAGCTCATTGCGGCGATCGATCTGCGCGGCCGCTACCGCGAGCCGTTCGCGAACTGGGAGGCAGCAACCGACGCGCCCGCGGAGCGGCTGCGCGACGATCTGGAGATCCTGCCGTCGATCGCCGAGGCGGGGCTCGCACTCGCAGCCAAGGACATCAGCCAGGGCGGCATCGTCGGGACCGCGGCGATGCTGGCCGAGTGCTCGCAGGTCGCCATCACGCTGGACGTCGAGGCGGTTCCGATTCCTGCCGGCGCGCCGCTCGAACGCTGGCTCCTGACATTCCCGAGCTTCGGCTATCTCCTGTCGGCGAAGTCCGAAGACGTCGACGAGATACTGTCGCGCTTCCAGCGGCGCGGCATTGCGGCAGCCGCGATCGGAGACGTCGCTGCGGGGACAAGCGTCGACATTCGCGCCGCTTCCGGTCGCGCAACGGTCTGGGACTTCGCGGCGCAGCCCCTGATCGGATGTACGCCAGGGCAGGGTTATCGGCAGCGGAGCGTGGCATGAGCGGCGGCTCGTCAAGGCTTCGCATCGCGATCCTCACGCACTCGACAAATCCACGAGGCGGCGTGGTGCACGCGCTCGCGCTCGCGGACGCCCTGGCACATCTCGGACTTCGGCCGGTCGTGCACGCGCCCGACCCAGCAGGCAAAGGCTTCTTCCGCCGCGGCGTCGCGGCGACGCGCTCCGTGCCTGCATCGCCCGTCTCGGGCGACGTCGTCGCGATGGTCGAAGCGCGCATCGCCGACTATGTCCGGCATTTCGAGGATGTGGCCAATCGGCAGTACGACGTCTTCCACGCCCAGGACGGCATCTCCGGTAATGCGCTCGCGACGCTGAAGCAGCGCGGCCTGATCCAACGCTATGTCCGCACCGTTCATCACATCGATGCATTCAAGGACGAGCGGCTCTGCGAACTCGACCGTCGCTCGATCGTCCA
Protein-coding regions in this window:
- a CDS encoding MSMEG_0568 family radical SAM protein, whose protein sequence is MPQPKAIPTEQLINELQSFGVRLADPKTGGTSRRGGAGPSDHTPFTIDGATVMIPVHNAPAFESPYLVERPDEAGRSRISRDGVVLADVSFPLRPKFYDRATEDGIPYWKIATLHGRDVLATTVLQTCIRYQSRTKTCRFCAIGQSLAAGRTVERKTPAQLAEVAKAAVELDGIRHMVMTTGTPHTSDRGAGILAESAQAVKAAVDLPIQAQCEPPDDFAWFQRMKSSGVDALGMHLEVIGPAVRQRIMPGKAQVSIEHYMEAFAAAVPVFGRGQVSTYILAGLGDEPSEILALSRRLIDIGVYPFVVPFVPIAGTPLESHPTPSPGFMHQILRPLAEMLRAGGLRATDIKAGCGKCGACSALSTYERGARA
- a CDS encoding MSMEG_0567/Sll0786 family nitrogen starvation N-acetyltransferase, producing the protein MIFEPFKPFVAPEFQVKFATEAWERAAAAALRRKVFCEEQGVFAGDDRDAVDDVAIPLVAVSLLGVAEDDVVGTVRIHADDHEADVWWGSRLAVEKGYRRLSAVGAGLIRLAVSSAHARGCRRFLANVQSQNALLFQHMHWRSLGEFELHGRPHHRMEADLDHYPPFRTPETGFLSLAKLAA
- a CDS encoding sll0787 family AIR synthase-like protein, whose protein sequence is MLTDAALTNLAETLRKSRGIAAKADIAAVAATLDLSSGDAIAVGDDCAAIPEGDGYTLFAIEGFMNEFVAADPWFAGWCGAMVNISDVAAMGGRPTAIVNAIWSNGADKAAPILEGLKAAAKTFGVPVIGGHTNVRSNQSQFAVAILGRARRLLTSFDARPGDKLIAAIDLRGRYREPFANWEAATDAPAERLRDDLEILPSIAEAGLALAAKDISQGGIVGTAAMLAECSQVAITLDVEAVPIPAGAPLERWLLTFPSFGYLLSAKSEDVDEILSRFQRRGIAAAAIGDVAAGTSVDIRAASGRATVWDFAAQPLIGCTPGQGYRQRSVA